One window from the genome of Podospora pseudocomata strain CBS 415.72m chromosome 6, whole genome shotgun sequence encodes:
- a CDS encoding hypothetical protein (COG:Z; EggNog:ENOG503NYQ3) has product MPTSDLRLHPRGYKTHKWLDLDATYLIVKPKFSLRFRHADELRIESAMSDSYRFGDYNNGSQVGTNRGTIYNTFPQAPERSETPPRPFATIPFSRDPDFVNRGDILEQIDRRCSEPAARVALVGLGGIGKSQLAIEFAHRITEKQPDIWVFWVHAGMYERVEDGFRTIANTVKLAGRNEPKANIPQLVYSWLSNERNGRWIMILDSADDRDVFDNANIAHGTTSGNERERRPFATYLPQSQNGSIIVTTRNRELAFRLTGRRQNMIEVGPMAQTDALALLEKKLGSPADLNVAADLVQALDLVPLAISQAAAYIQARAPRSSPEKYLAEFRKSEHRKSSLLQYDAGDLRRDGGASNAVLTTWQISFDYIRSKRPSAADLLSLMSFFDRQGIPGWVLKPPRVTKEDILGRRIDEDGDTDFDNGRSATDGTVDDDMDGDTDSDLTDDSADTTDDGFEDDVAMLRDYCLIATTEMDEFEMHGLVQFSTRKWLEQCGQQETFKQKFIERMAASFPTGNYENWATCRNLFAHVQVAVAYQPSDDRNDIWATLLNNGGWFAWSQGRYEVAQRMVGKARRARENRLGKEDTASLDSMSLFALVLLDRGQWEEAEKLFVQVMETRKSKLGADHPSTLTSMANLASTYRNQGRWEEAEKLFVQVMETRKTKLGADHPDTLSSMANLAATYRKQGRWEEAEKLDVQVMETRKTKLGVDHPDTLTSMANLASTFWNQGRWEEAEKLEVQVMETSKTKLGADHPSTLTSIANLASTYSKQGRWEEAEKLDVQVMETRKTKLGADHPDTLTSMANLASTYRNQGRWEEAEKLEVQVMETRKTKLGADHPDTLSSMANLAATYRKQGRWEEAEKLFVQVMETRKSKLGADHPSTLTSMANLASTYRNQGRWEEAEKLFVQVMETRKTKLGADHPDTLSSMANLAATYRKQGRWEEAEKLFVQVMETRKTKLGADHPDTLLSMANLAATFWNQGRWEEAEKLEVQVMETSKTKLGADHPDTLSSMANLAFTWKSQGRHSTALALMKDCAQARQRRLGAEHPDTLSSLATVTKWGS; this is encoded by the exons ATGCCCACTTCCGATCTTCGCCTCCATCCACGAGGttacaaaacacacaaatggCTCGATCTTGACGCTACTTACCTCATCGTAAAACCCAAGTTTTCTCTACGCTTCCGCCACGCTGATGAGCTCAGGATAGAAAGTGCAATGTCAGACAGTTATCGTTTCGGCGACTATAACAATGGTTCCCAGGTGGGGACTAACAGGGGGACGATCTACAATACTTTCCCGCAGGCGCCAG AACGATCAGAAACCCCGCCGCGGCCATTCGCgaccatccccttctcccgcgaTCCCGATTTTGTCAACCGCGGAGACATTCTCGAGCAAATCGACCGGCGATGTTCCGAGCCCGCCGCTCGTGTGGCCCTCGTAGGCTTGGGCGGTATCGGCAAGTCGCAGCTGGCCATCGAGTTCGCTCACCGGATCACTGAAAAGCAGCCGGACATATGGGTATTCTGGGTCCACGCTGGAATGTATGAgcgcgtcgaggatggcttcagGACGATTGCCAACACCGTCAAGCTGGCCGGCCGGAACgagcccaaggccaacatcccaCAGCTTGTGTACAGCTGGCTGTCCAACGAACGGAACGGCAGATGGATCATGATCCTTGACAGCGCTGACGACCGCGATGTGTTCGACAACGCGAATATTGCCCACGGCACGACCAGCGGCAATGAGCGCGAAAGGCGGCCGTTTGCGACATACCTACCGCAGAGCCAAAATGGATCGATTATTGTCACAACACGTAACAGGGAGTTAGCATTCAGACTGACCGGGCGCCGTCAAAATATGATCGAAGTCGGACCGATGGCGCAGACAGATGCCCTCGCactcctggagaagaagctaggATCGCCCGCGGATCTAAATGTGGCGGCCGATCTCGTACAGGCGCTCGACCTCGTTCCGTTGGCCATTAGCCAGGCTGCCGCCTACATACAGGCAAGGGCGCCGCGGAGCTCGCCCGAGAAGTACCTAGCTGAGTTCCGGAAGAGTGAGCATAGAAAGAGCAGTCTTTTACAGTACGATGCTGGGGACCTACGACGGGATGGAGGCGCATCGAACGCGGTTCTTACCACATGGCAAATATCTTTTGACTACATCCGGTCTAAGCGGCCGTCTGCGGCGGATCTCTTGTCACTTatgagctttttcgaccGGCAAGGTATCCCTGGTTGGGTTTTAAAACCTCCTAGAGTTACTAAGGAGGATATTCTAGGACGGCGTATAGACGAGGACGGAGATACAGACTTTGATAATGGCAGAAGTGCTACAGATGGTACCGTAGATGATGACATGGATGGTGACACAGATAGTGACCTCACGGATGATAGTGCAGATACCACTGATGATGGattcgaagatgatgtggcgaTGCTGAGAGACTACTGCCTCATAGCGACGACtgagatggacgagtttgagATGCACGGGCTTGTGCAGTTCTCAACGAGGAAGTGGCTGGAACAATGCGGGCAGCAGGAGACGTTCAAACAGAAGTTTATTGAGCGAATGGCAGCGTCATTCCCAACTGGAAACTACGAGAACTGGGCGACTTGTCGAAATCTCTTCGCACACGTTCAAGTAGCCGTCGCTTACCAACCCAGCGACGATAGGAACGACATATGGGCGACACTTTTGAataatgggggttggtttgcatGGTCGCAAGGGAGATACGAGGTGGCACAGCGGATGGTGGGCAAAGCGAGACGAGCCCGCGAGAATAGActgggaaaagaggataCGGCGAGTCTAGATAGTATGTCACTGTTTGCTCTAGTCCTTTTGGACCgaggccagtgggaggaggccgagaagctgtttgtgcaggtgatggagactcgcaagagcaagcttggggccgatcacccttctacgctgacgagcatggccaacctagcgtcgacatacaggaaccagggccggtgggaggaggccgagaagctgtttgtgcaggtgatggagactcgcaagaccaagcttggggccgatcacccagatacgctatcgagcatggccaacctagcggcgacatacaggaagcagggccggtgggaggaggccgagaagctggacgtacaggtgatggagacgcgCAAGACCAAACTTGGGGtcgatcacccagatacgctgacgagcatggccaacctagcgtcgacattttggaaccagggccggtgggaggaggccgagaagctggaggtgcaggtgatggagacgagcaagaccaagcttggggccgatcacccttctacgctgacgagcatagccaacctagcgtcgacatacagtaagcagggccggtgggaggaggccgagaagctggacgtgcaggtgatggagactcgcaagaccaagcttggggccgatcacccagatacgctgacgagcatggccaacctagcgtcgacatacaggaaccagggccggtgggaggaggccgagaagctggaggtgcaggtgatggagactcgcaagaccaagcttggggccgatcacccagatacgctatcgagcatggccaacctagcggcgacatacaggaagcagggccggtgggaggaggccgagaagctgtttgtgcaggtgatggagactcgcaagagcaagcttggggccgatcacccttctacgctgacgagcatggccaacctagcgtcgacatacaggaaccagggccggtgggaggaggccgagaagctgtttgtgcaggtgatggagactcgcaagaccaagcttggggccgatcacccagatacgctatcgagcatggccaacctagcggcgacatacaggaagcagggccggtgggaggaggccgagaagctgtttgtgcaggtgatggagactcgcaagaccaagcttggggccgatcacccagatacgctattgagcatggccaacctagcggcgacattttggaaccagggccggtgggaggaggccgagaagctggaggtgcaggtgatggagacgagcaagaccaagcttggggccgatcatccagatacgctgtcgagcatggccaacctcgcTTTTACTTGGAAAAGCCAAGGTCGACACTCGACCGCCTTAGCACTAATGAAGGACTGTGCCCAGGCTCGGCAGCGACGACTTGGTGCAGAGCATCCAGACACcctgtcgtctttggccaCCGTCACCAAGTGGGGTAGCTAG
- a CDS encoding hypothetical protein (EggNog:ENOG503P8II; COG:S) — MKGIRLLLDTCVVCSFLFKNVPKYQSSSHHNTEASSIRPLVFSTRRLYTSRMAALVKNAAGMVARNPGTAAVAGVVTVGAVALAAPLAIAAPVLAAVGFTAEGVAATSIAAGIQAGIGNVVGGSVFAICQSAAAGGAGAAAVATGTQVVGGVAAAGAALGKFLWGRGRERE; from the exons ATGAAGGGAATCCGTTTGCTGCTTGACACGTGTGTCGTTTGCTCTTTCCTTTTTAAAAATGTCCCGAAATACCAGTCATCGtcccaccacaacaccgAGGCATCCAGCATCAGACCATTGGTATTTTCAACACGAAGACTGTACACATCGAGAATGGCTGCCCTCGTCAAGAACGCCGCGGGAATGGTAGCCCGCAATCCCGGGACTGCCGCCGTCGCTGGGGTTGTTACTGTCGGTGCAGTTGCGCTTGCTGCTCCGCTTGCGATTGCTGCGCCGGTtctggctgctgttgggttTACTGCTGAGGGCGTTGCTGCTA CTTCCATCGCCGCCGGGATCCAAGCTGGCATCGGAAACGTCGTCGGAGGTAGCGTGTTCGCCATTTGCCAgagcgctgctgctggaggagctggagcggCGGCTGTTGCGACTGGTACacaggttgttgggggggttgctgctgcgggggCTGCGTTGGGCAAGTTCctctggggaagggggcgagAGAGAGAATGA
- a CDS encoding hypothetical protein (EggNog:ENOG503PDDM; COG:S) has protein sequence MIHLNHLLSPSTFYSCNSSEENIMSAQAAIHKAAKELSKLFETVDKTASSATASWEDVLLDNARRVSTPLVIQMLTQMGIDLYGTKSVAPFRLFENACGAGVVAPVLQRTTKPDVLAKSSILCGDFSTPCIGLIEKRIKEEGWVNTEVERIDAQKTKLPSASFDYVTTNIGFHVVPDSEAALDETIRILKPGGVLGFTTWHLPPTWVNDIREAFASFPFEAPYTWALQMTAWGKWSDIYWVRKTLAAKGLEDVNVDIYAHLSKVDNAEYFVGQFAMMLDWIMDSAWSGELRKAHPREEVQGLVKNYLEEKYEGGSWDVSWVSVIASARRPF, from the exons ATGATTCATCTCAATCATTTACTATCACCATCCACATTTTACAGTTGCAATAGTAGCGAAGAAAACATCATGTCCGCCCAAGCTGCCATCCACAAAGCCGCCAAAGAGCTCAGCAAGCTCTTTGAAACCGTCGACAAAACCGCCTCCTCTGCCACCGCATCTTGGGAGGatgtcctcctcgacaacgCACGCCGAGTCAGCACCCCACTTGTTATCCAGATGCTCACCCAGATGGGCATTGACTTGTATGGGACCAAATCGGTCGCCCCATTCAGGCTGTTTGAAAATGCCTGTGGAGCAGGTGTCGTGGCTCCTGTGCTTCAAAGGACTACCAAGCCAGATGTCTTGGCCAAGAGCAGCATTCTGTGCGGCGACTTCTCCACCCCTTGTATAGGGCTGATTGAGAAGaggatcaaggaggaggggtgggtgaaTACTGAGGTGGAGAGAATCGATGCCCAG AAAACGAAACTGCCATCAGCAAGCTTCGACTATGTGACGACCAATATTGGGTTCCATGTCGTCCCTGACTCGGAAGCGGCTCTCGATG AAACTATCCGCATTCTCAAGCCGGGCGGTGTTCTTGGCTTCACCACCTggcacctccccccaacctgGGTCAACGACATCCGAGAAGCCTTTGCATCTTTCCCCTTTGAGGCACCATACACCTGGGCCCTGCAGATGACGGCCTGGGGTAAATGGTCTGATATCTACTGGGTCCGGAAAACGCTCGCTGCCaaggggctggaggatgTCAATGTTGATATCTATGCTCACCTTAGCAAGGTGGACAACGCCGAGTATTTCGTCGGCCAGTTTGCCATGATGCTCGACTGGATTATGGATAGCGCTTGGAGTGGGGAGTTGAGGAAAGCGCAcccgagggaggaggtgcaggggttggtgaagaactATCTGGAGGAGAAGTACGAGGGTGGATCGTGGGATGTCAGTTGGGTCTCGGTCATTGCTAGCGCAAGGAGGCCCTTTTAG
- the ESF1 gene encoding pre-rRNA-processing protein esf1 (COG:S; BUSCO:EOG09261FAX; EggNog:ENOG503NU82) encodes MPKPTKKNAGAASSIKDARFANFETDPRFQLPSKRNIKTKLDKRFSKVLNDDEFLATAKVDRYGRKLETDSKKKALERLYEDEEESGEDEEVVDGEVERDDIVRRELEKADKKYDPARDGGFSSSEEDSDSESDGEDQPEVDDGEEESRPGIRLRREKEDVPEGEVTNRFAVVNIDWDHIKSVDLMALFSSFVPPGGRIERVSIYPSEFGKERMQREELEGPPREIFKKGKGENSDDSGEDSEGFSDEDEDDDDEDSDEDSDEEVKRELLAEGDDKDFDSDKLRTYQLDRLRYYYAVAVCSDKGTAHKIYEATDGTEYLSSSNFLDLRFIPDDTTFDDEPRDECTAVPPGYKPVDFVTDALQHSKVKLTWDMHPEEVNRKEQIKKAFSGSKNDIAENDLRAYLASDSSDDGEDFEDEEEEPEAAADAAGGEEEEAEKPLDKKELARRKMRAALGLPEEPTTKKSKSPAPAGAMEITFTPALSESNNKKPVEEETTIEKYKRRERERKEAKRQKMLARRNGGDPDRMGESDVEEVAAAGDNAGGGDLGFDDPFFTSEPVEKSKSAIRKEERLKKRAEKEKEEKVSKAAKAQLELLMVDEKGDADHLDHFDMREVIKAEKQKGKKGKKNKGKKATDGGGEKDGLQDGFKMDVEDERFKAVFESHEFAIDPSNPKFKATEGMKKLLEEGRKKRKAGYREGEEVVVREKKKVKKDDGDVDGGELSSLVEAVKRKAKAGRK; translated from the coding sequence atgcccaaaccaacaaaaaaGAACGCTGGCGCGGCGTCCAGTATCAAGGACGCCCGTTTTGCCAATTTCGAGACCGATCCCCGATTCCAATTGCCCTCGAAAAGAAacatcaagaccaagctcGACAAGCGGTTTTCCAAGGTGCTCAACGATGACGAGTTTTTGGCTACGGCCAAGGTGGATCGCTACGGGCGGAAATTAGAGACTGAttcgaagaagaaggcgttggagaggttgtatgaggatgaggaggagtctggggaggacgaggaggtggtagatggggaggtggagagggatgatATTGTTCGTCGCGAGCTCGAGAAGGCTGATAAGAAATATGATCCGGCGAGAGATGGCGGTTTTAGCTCCTCGGAGGAGGATTCGGACTCTGAGTCGGATGGGGAAGATCAGCCagaggtggatgatggggaggaggagtcgcGACCTGGGATtcggttgaggagggagaaggaggatgtgcCGGAGGGTGAGGTCACCAATCGGTTTGCGGTGGTGAATATCGACTGGGATCACATCAAGTCTGTGGATCTGATGGCGCTTTTTAGCAGTTTCGTGCCGCCAGGGGGGAGGATTGAGAGGGTGTCGATCTACCCCAGTGAGTTCGGCAAGGAAAGGATGCAAAGAGAGGAGCTCGAGGGCCCACCACGAGAGATCttcaagaagggcaagggcgAGAACAGCGATGATAGCGGTGAGGACTCGGAGGGTTTCagtgacgaggatgaggatgatgatgacgaggactCTGACGAAGATTCTgacgaggaggtcaagagggAGCTGTTAGCTGAGGGCGACGACAAGGACTTTGATAGCGACAAGTTGCGGACATACCAGCTCGACAGGTTACGGTACTACTACGCCGTGGCCGTCTGCTCTGACAAGGGCACAGCGCACAAGATTTACGAGGCCACCGACGGCACCGAAtatctctcctcctccaacttcctcGACCTGCGATTTATCCCCGACGATACCACCTTTGACGACGAGCCAAGAGACGAGTGCACCGCTGTGCCACCGGGGTACAAGCCAGTCGACTTCGTCACCGACGCGCTGCAACACTCCAAGGTGAAGCTCACCTGGGATATGCACCCGGAAGAGGTCAACAGGAAAGAACAAATCAAGAAAGCCTTTTCCGGCAGCAAAAACGACATTGCTGAAAATGACCTCCGTGCCTATCTTGCGAGCGACAGCTCTGACGATGGGGAAGActttgaagatgaagaggaggaaccagaagccgccgccgatgctgctggaggcgaggaagaagaagccgaaaAGCCCCTCGACAAAAAGGAACTCGCCCGCCGGAAAATGCGCGCTGCTCTGGGCCTTCCCGAGGAGCCCACGACCAAAAAGTCCAAGTCTCCCGCCCCGGCGGGCGCGATGGAAATTACGTTTACGCCTGCCCTGTCAGAGTCGAATAACAAGAAGCCTGTCGAAGAGGAGACCACAATCGAGAAGTACAAGCGCCGCGAGCGCGAGAGGAAAGAAGCCAAGAGGCAAAAGATGCTTGCCAGACGCAACGGTGGTGATCCTGACAGGATGGGCGAATCTGATGTCGAAgaagttgctgctgccggggACAACGCGGGAGGCGGAGACCTCGGCTTTGACGACCCCTTTTTCACTTCTGAGCCCGTCGAGAAGTCCAAGTCTGCCATCCGCAAGGAGGAGCGGCTCAAGAAACGGgcggagaaagagaaggaagagaaggttagcaaggctgccaaggcgCAGCTGGAGCTGCTTAtggttgatgagaagggTGATGCGGACCATCTGGATCACTTTGAcatgagggaggtgatcaaagcggagaagcaaaagggcaagaaggggaagaagaataaggggaagaaggcgacggacggggggggggagaaggacgGGTTGCAGGATGGGTTCAAGATGGACGTGGAGGATGAGCGGTTCAAGGCCGTGTTTGAGAGCCATGAGTTTGCTATTGATCCTTCCAATCCGAAGTTCAAGGCCACCGAGGGGATGAAGAAATtgttggaggaagggaggaagaagaggaaggctgggtatagggagggagaggaggtggtggtgagggagaagaagaaggtgaagaaggatgatggtgatgttgatgggggggagttgagtagtttggtggaggcggtgaagaggaaggcgaaggcggggaggaagtaA
- a CDS encoding hypothetical protein (EggNog:ENOG503PF65), with amino-acid sequence MDNAFEERWRDDCDWLKDPLKKIDRLQNKHSAFLLPETHRYIKAFEEKTEAINSLEEKAVRRTEDRAKVACGSLEVVVHSLLLIERGDKTLSRQSSTIVETLDSTAAKFSNLSQVSEENMWEFGIEAGDCMELKDSVGCFLDNLKAKISELNSFVPHVFDQKARQDRLVDERRSREKALADHYRNAQNALGNVGNVIANFFDRAVMRNARHRLKLAHTALADNRREQERAQSLSRAYYQLAMTVRNLSAAIYSLQIALEKLKQDIGEKYSYVTDKQSAETRLCRGLLDLRNQIVSGDWTTTRDHSLQVVLKLLTAGDAVFIPRRHHEQVQARIRDSITAKLGNGAVQKLIDNVPMHVDGSEAALDY; translated from the exons ATGGATAACGCTTTCGAGGAACGATGGAGGGATGATTGTGATTGGCTTAAAGATCCGCTGAAGAAAATCG ACCGACTTCAGAACAAGCACAGTGCCTTCCTGTTGCCTGAGACGCACCGATATATCAAGGCTTTTGAAGAGAAGACTGAGGCTATAAATTCACTCGAGGAAAAAGCTGTCCGGCGGACTGAAGACAGAGCCAAAGTCGCCTGCGGATCGCTCGAGGTGGTTGTCCACTCTCTGCTGCTCATCGAGAGAGGAGACAAGACGCTATCTCGCCAAAGCAGCACCATTGTGGAAACACTGGACTCCACAGCTGCCAAGTTCTCGAACCTCAGTCAAGTATCAGAGGAAAACATGTGGGAGTTTGGTATCGAGGCAGGAGATTGCATGGAGCTGAAAGACAGCGTCGGGTGCtttctcgacaacctcaaggccaagatctCGGAACTAAACAGCTTTGTTCCACACGTTTTTGATCAAAAGGCTCGACAGGATCGCCTAGTTGACGAAAGGCGTAGTCGTGAAAAGGCTCTTGCAGATCACTATCGGAATGCTCAAAACGCGTTGGGC AACGTTGGAAATGTGATTGCCAACTTTTTTGACCGCGCTGTCATGCGAAATGCTAGGCACCGCCTCAAGCTCGCCcacaccgccctcgccgacAACCGGAGGGAGCAAGAGCGGGCACAAAGCTTGAGCAGGGCTTATTACCAGCTTGCCATGACTGTGCGGAACCTCAGCGCTGCTATCTACAGCCTTCAGATCGCTCTGGAGAAGCTCAAACAGGATATTGGCGAGAAGTACAGCTACGTGACAGATAAGCAGAGTGCCGAGACTCGTCTCTGCCGCGGGCTTCTTGATCTGCGCAACCAGATTGTGTCTGGGGACTGGACCACCACGCGTGACCATTCGCTGCAGGTCGTGCTCAAGCTGCTCACCGCTGGCGATGCTGTGTTTATTCCCAGACGGCACCACGAGCAAGTCCAGGCACGCATCAGGGACAGTATCACAGCCAAGTTGGGGAATGGGGCAGTACAGAAGCTGATAGACAACGTGCCGATGCATGTCGATGGGTCAGAAGCTGCTTTGGACTATTGA
- a CDS encoding hypothetical protein (EggNog:ENOG503NTYT), which produces MAQSALLEVRQIQNDKLTSEYRGKLSNQFVDELKCSTLFQADWSELISATPTALSLMGSLWVAAADPMAEKISMAKCMPTDGFRYMTKRAEPTLRSCLVDVCNNGGRAAFTKAGANMDALEINSRRICEERIPMVFKRLGPCTKGEEELEDFRDALDAFNKDAKRCAALATETREAFTKWGLMVGELNACTEAESGRASIQKDAIKIDEDVARVRAQFERIQEKTAVEEVKAAEVALKRAEKRLDTAIDKIPGPLENFVTGIVNGYVSAIPTIVSAAIPAIMASVSPVGAMTSAISSVKQGVGAVFPGGHAGAVPESAVTAPAVLRDPSYAAAIAIRDLVNHYYEYLGGETGEFDQSKFVEHEEAGAQGIPQGVSYFLGTLEGQQAQLESTNTAANKKMQAVFSTLIKVTKDIRTHLRECENGMSDARLPADSLRKWKKSVKKAQQDVLRLSVAGNTASSTNVPNPFANIKVNPVDTLAQTAQLNSAMQAVQLAQSAADAKQDAYDSALIKQARTAAMMVEIQQKLTRLQAQGRTLEEIKSVLRSCISILVDLTVQIAKIEQFFTMLSTVIDEIILVRAAEFTTEMGKAGRRAKVNGRLKVDDLSKQTIYAATLQLKGYFSVLQDISSMYNRVDKPHVRDGLDLCSELSKGAALGNGTMEMQDRLTRYMEGSGAAVARIVKDKQEELTRGLRRRIDQAAKTALEIETAISSHGLVVDQEAKHAIQAGAETAKEDAKKQIEAAMWAGERDSSEEIDGNDW; this is translated from the exons ATGGCACAGTCAGCTCTCCTAGAGGTCCGGCAGATCCAAAACGACAAGCTCACGTCTGAGTATAGAGGCAAGCTCTCCAATCAGTTCGTCGATGAGTTGAAATGCTCTACGCTCTTTCAAGCCGACTGGTCTGAGCTCATCAGCGCCACTCCCACTGCGCTCTCGTTGATGGGTTCTCTTTGggtcgcagcagcagaccCCATGGCCGAGAAGATTTCCATGGCCAAATGCATGCCCACAGATGGTTTCCGATATATGACGAAGCGGGCTGAGCCAACGCTCAGATCATGCCTGGTTGATG TCTGCAACAACGGTGGACGAGCGGCCTTCACCAAAGCAGGTGCCAATATGGACGCACTGGAGATAAACAGCAGGCGTATCTGCGAGGAGCGG ATTCCTATGGTGTTCAAGCGTCTTGGGCCCTGCACcaagggggaagaggagctggaggactTCCGCGATGCGCTTGACGCTTTCAACAAGGACGCAAAGCGATGCGCCGCTCTCGCCACCGAAACTCGCGAGGCATTCACAAAATGGGGCCTGATGGTCGGCGAGCTGAATGCCTGCACTGAAGCGGAATCCGGGAGAGCGTCGATTCAGAAGGACGCCATCAAGATTGACGAGGATGTGGCCAGGGTTCGGGCTCAATTCGAACGAATACAAGAGAAaacggcggtggaggaagtAAAAGCGGCCGAAGTGGCTCTCAAGCGAGCCGAGAAACGTCTCGACACAGCTATCGACAAAATTCCCGGGCCGCTGGAGAACTTTGTGACAGGTATTGTAAATGGGTACGTCTCGGCGATCCCCACCATCGTCTCTGCCGCTATTCCGGCCATTATGGCCAGCGTGAGTCCGGTGGGTGCAATGACTTCGGCAATCTCCTCGGTGAAGCAAGGCGTCGGCGCTGTGTTTCCTGGCGGCCACGCGGGCGCAGTCCCAGAATCAGCAGTCACAGCCCCCGCAGTGCTAAGAGACCCCTCATACGCGGCAGCAATCGCGATTCGCGACTTGGTCAACCACTACTATGAGTATCTTGGTGGCGAGACTGGCGAATTTGATCAGTCGAAGTTTGTCGAGCATGAAGAGGCTGGGGCTCAGGGAATTCCCCAAGGAGTGTCATACTTTCTTGGGACCCTGGAAGGGCAGCAAGCCCAGCTGGAGTCCACAAATACTGCTGCCAACAAAAAAATGCAGGCTGTGTTCAGCACACTCATCAAA GTGACCAAGGACATTCGGACGCACTTGAGGGAATGCGAGAACGGCATGTCTGATGCAAGGTTACCGGCTGACAGCCTGCGGAAATGGAAGAAGAGCGTCAAGAAAGCCCAGCAGGATGTCCTCCGCCTGAGCGTGGCTGGAAACACAGCTAGCTCTACCAATGTGCCGAATCCCTTTGCAAACATCAAAGTCAACCCAGTGGACACCTTGGCCC AGACTGCCCAGCTCAACTCAGCCATGCAAGCAGTCCAGCTGGCTCAGTCAGCGGCCGACGCCAAGCAAGACGCATACGACAGTGCCCTGATAAAACAAGCCAGGACCGCAGCAATGATGGTTGAGATCCAGCAAAAGCTCACTCGACTCCAGGCGCAGGGCCGAACACTCGAGGAGATCAAGTCGGTTCTCCGCAGCTGTATCTCAATCCTGGTCGACCTCACGGTGCAGATTGCCAAGATCGAACAGTTCTTCACCATGCTGAGCACGGTCATCGACGAGATCATCCTGGTGCGCGCTGCCGAGTTCACGACCGAGATGGGCAAGGCCGGCCGGCGTGCCAAGGTCAACGGGCGGCTCAAGGTCGATGATCTATCAAAGCAGACTATCTACGCCGCGACGCTACAGCTCAAGGGCTACTTCTCAGTcttgcaagacatcagctCCATGTACAACCGAGTTGACAAGCCCCATGTACGCGACGGTCTGGACCTTTGCAGCGAGCTGTCCAAGGGCGCGGCTCTCGGAAATGGCACAATGGAGATGCAAGATCGGTTGACCAGATACATGGAGGGGTCCGGTGCGGCCGTCGCCAGGATTGTGAAGGACAAACAGGAAGAGCTCACTCGTGGTCTTCGCAGGCGCATCGATCAGGCGGCAAAGACAGCGCTCGAAATTGAGACGGCCATTTCCTCCCATGGGCTTGTTGTGGATCAGGAAGCGAAGCATGCTATCCAGGCTGGTGCTGAGACGGCCAAAGAGGATGCTAAGAAGCAAATAGAGGCAGCCATGTGGGCGGGCGA